The following coding sequences are from one Sphingobium sp. Cam5-1 window:
- a CDS encoding HAD-IA family hydrolase produces MSNRLAVFDCDGTLVDSQHSICAAMTLAFEGEKLTAPDRTSILSVVGLSLPLAIARLLPEAEADFHDHLSESYKRAFQQMRRDNAVSEPLYPGIAALIRELDADGWLLGVATGKSDRGLNLCMAHHGIDAHFVTLQTADRHPSKPHPSMLLTAMAEAGASPETTVMIGDTSYDIDMALSAGARALGVGWGYHLPADLIAAGAHAVAMDSDELRNHIRAA; encoded by the coding sequence TTTTCGATTGCGACGGCACTCTGGTCGATAGCCAGCACAGCATCTGTGCCGCGATGACGCTGGCCTTTGAAGGCGAGAAGCTGACAGCGCCCGACCGCACAAGCATCCTGTCCGTGGTAGGTCTGTCACTGCCGCTGGCGATCGCGCGGCTGCTGCCGGAAGCGGAGGCCGATTTCCACGACCATCTGTCGGAAAGCTACAAGCGCGCTTTCCAGCAGATGCGCCGCGATAATGCGGTGTCGGAGCCGCTGTATCCGGGGATAGCCGCGTTGATCCGGGAACTGGATGCCGACGGATGGCTGCTGGGCGTGGCGACGGGCAAGTCGGATCGGGGGCTGAACCTCTGCATGGCGCATCATGGCATCGACGCGCATTTCGTAACGCTTCAGACCGCGGACCGGCATCCGTCCAAGCCGCATCCGTCCATGCTGCTGACCGCCATGGCGGAAGCGGGCGCGAGTCCGGAAACGACGGTGATGATCGGCGACACCAGCTATGACATCGACATGGCGCTGAGCGCGGGAGCGAGGGCGTTGGGGGTCGGCTGGGGCTATCATCTGCCCGCCGATCTCATCGCGGCTGGCGCGCATGCCGTGGCGATGGACAGCGATGAACTCAGGAACCATATCCGCGCAGCATGA